Below is a genomic region from Bacillus mycoides.
AAACGTTTGCGGAAGTTGGAGATGTATTAACTTACACCTTTGCTCTTACAAACGATGGAAATGTTACAGCGAACAATGTATTACTATCCGATTCCATTGCGAATGGCACTTCCTTTGTACCGAACAGTGTTATAGTTAACGGTGTTACTCAGCCGGGCGCAACACCAGCTAGCATCAATATTGGTAGCATCAATGCTAATGCTACAATTACAGCTTCATTCCAAATATTAATAACTAGTATTCCAAATCCTAATCCTATTTTGAATAGCGCTTCCATCTCCTATAACTTTATCGTTGATCCAAACGCTTCTCCTGTAAGTACAAACACAACTACAAACACTACATTTATCCAAGTTAATGATGCAAATGTAATTTCGGCAAAATCAGTGGATCGAGAGTTCGCTACTGTTGGAGATATATTAACTTATACCGTTATTTTAACGAATGCAGGAAGCGTTTCTGCTGATAATCCTACTTTCATAGATATAAATCCAGATGGTACTACCTTTATTCCAAATACTTTTCTTATTAATGGCGTTTTGCAAAACAATGCAGATCCAAATATCGGTGTCCTGTTACCTTCTATTCCTGCTAGCGGATTAATTACCGTTTCTTATCAAGTAACTGTCACTGCTTTACCAGCCCAAAATCCAACAACTAATTCATCGAGTACACAGTATAGTTTCGTTCTAAATCCAGGTGATCCACCAATTATAGAAACATCTTTAAGTAATACTGTAAGTACACAAATTAATTTAGCAAATGTAGTTATTGTCAAAGAGGTAGATTTAACTATTGCCGATGTCGGGCAACCAATCACATATACAATTTCCTTAGCTAACCTTGGCAATACTACAGCAAACAATGTTGTTGTTACCGATATAATCCCTCCCGGTACCACTATCGTACCAAATAGTATTTTTATAGGTGGCGCTTTACAGCTAGGTGCAGACCCAAGTACCGGCCTTCAAGTCGGCTCCATTCCTGCAGGTGGTTTTACAACGATTGTTTTTCAAATAAGTGCAAATGGGCTACCTTCACCAAATCCAATTCAAAATAGCGCTTCACTTCAATATAACTTTATCGCTGATCCAAATTTACCTGTTGTTGTGAAAAACGCTACTAGTAATATAGTAACTACACAAATTAATACTGCTAATATTGTTGCTACAAAACTAGCGAGCACAAATTTCGCTGATGTTGGTGATGTCATATTATATGCGACTATTTTAACAAATAACGGGAATATCCCTGCTTCTAATGTAACGTTTACAGATATCATTCCAGCGGGTACCCTGTTCATTCCTAATACTGTAACGATTAACAATGTCCCTATAGCAAATGCAAATCCTGCTAACGGTATTTTTATCGGTACGATAGGAGCGAATTCATCACGAACCGTTGCATTCCAGGTTCTTGTACCAACTATCCCTGCTGTAAATCCGATTACAAATCAATCAGGCACAACATTCCAATATACGTACGATCCATCCAAGCCAGCTGTAATGCAGATGGTGGCTTCTAACACGGTACAGACAACTATTAATAACGCCTCAATTGCCGCTACAAAATCTGCAGATAAACAGTTTGCTAACGTAAATGATATTATTACGTACACGACTACTTTAACAAATAACGGGAATACACTTGCATCAAATATAGTATTTACAGATGCCATTCCAAGTGGGACTTCATTTATTCCAAATAGTGTAACAGTAAATGGTACTACACTCCCTAATATAAATCCAGCAAATGGCGTAGCAATTGATCCAATAAACCCCAATACAAATACAACAATCTCATTTCAAGTAATAGTAAATTCCATCCCTAGTCCAAATCCAATCCCGAACCAAAGTAATACAACGTACCAATATGTCGTAAATCCTAACTTACCTCCAGCATCCGCCAATGCGTTAAGTAACGTAATAACAACTCAAATTAATAACGCTACGATCGTCGCTACTAAATCAGTGAATACACCGACAGCTGCAATTGGAGATATCGTTACCTATACGATTGCAGTTACAAACACAGGTAATATCCCTGCTAGTGCAAATGTTTTAACGGATGGGCTTGGCGCAGGAGCTTCATTTATCCAAAACTCCGTAACTATCAATAATGTTCCACAACCAGGATTAGATCCATCACTTGGTATTCACTTAGCAGATATTCCACCAGGTAATACTGTATTTATTGCTTTTCAAGCACAAATTTTAGCGATACCGCCTAGTGGCACATTAACAAATAATGCCCTTGTAAATTATGAATATACAGTGAACCCAAACCAATCACCTGCTGTTGGTAGTACAATTACAAACACAACGGTTACTCCAATTATTGATGCTACTCTATCTATAAATAAAACTGTCAATTCAACATTCGCTACTATTGGAGATACACTTACTTTCACTTCTACCATTACTAATTCCGGTAACACTACCGCAAACAATGTTATTTTTACAGATTTAATTCCAGATGGTACAACGTTTATTCCAAATAGTTTTACAGTAAATGGAACAACCATTCCTAATGCAAATCCACAAAATGGTATCAATATCGGTAACATAAATTCAAATGCATCAGTTATACTCAGCTTTCAAGTAAACATTACAACGATTCCAAATCCTAATCCAATCCCTAATAAATCATCGCTTCAATATAGTTTTATTGTAGATATTAATGAACCACCTGTTTCACGAACAGTTAAATCCAATAAAACTTTTACACAAGTAAATACTGCTTCCGTTATCGCAACAAAAACTGCGAGCAGTGCATTTGCTGCTGTTGGCGATACAATTACGTATACAACTACTCTCACTAATAACGGAAATACAACTGCAAACACACCTGTTTTTATCGATATATTACCACCTGAACTTTCATTCGTTCCTGATAGCGTACAAATTAATACCACCCCACAACTCGGATTTAGGCCAGATAACGGGGTTCCTTTAGACCCAATTCCAGTTGGAGGAACGACAACCATCAGCTTCCAAGCTATTGTCGGTTCAATACCAGATTCAAACCCTACGATGAACCAATCTAGTACAACATACTCTATCATTATTGACCCTACCGAGCCGCCTGTTACAGAAACGGCTACTAGTAATCCGGTCTTAGTTCAAATAAATGAAGCAATCATTCAAGCAACGAAAAGTGTGGATCGTATCTTTTCTGACGTAGCACCTGGAAATTCATTTTTAACGTATACTGTTTTATTAGAAAATATAGGGAACACGACTGCTACTAATATCATTTTTACAGATCCGATTCCAAATAATACAATATTTATAGAAGATAGCGTTCGAGTAGGTGGGGTTTTATTACCTGGAGTAAATCCAGCGAATGGGATACCAATTGGAGATATTATTGCAGGAGATTTTATAAACGTCACCTTCCGCGTGCAAGTAGTTAGTATTCCAAATCCAATTTTCACAATTGGGCCTGGGGGACCAAACTCACCGGTTGTAAACGGTGCTTCTATTAATTATCAATTTATGACAGGACCTAATTTACCACTCGTTTCACGAAGTACAACATCCAATTCTGTTTCGACACAAATAAATTCCGGGGAAATTGTAGCGGTTAAATCCTCGGATAAAAACTTCGCAACGATCGGCGATACAATTTCTTATACAATTACATTAAATAACCCTGGAAATGTCACTTCACAAAATATAATTTTCACGGATATTTTGCCTGATGGAACGACATTTATTTCCGGGACTCTTACAAGCGATTCTGGTACACAGCAAATTGGAAATCCAGCGATTGGAATTCAGATTGGAAATATAAATCCCGGTAGCACGGCTACTATTACGATAAACGTACTTGTAACAAACATTCCAAGTATAAATCCAATCTCTAATTCTAGTTCTATACAATTTCAGCATATTGTTGATCCAAGTCAACCCGCTATAACACAAACCGTTTCATCTAATACCGTTACTACGACAATAAATAGTGCAATATTAACTACAACAAAAAGTGCTGATAAATCTATAGTGTCTGTTGGAGATACGATTACGTATACCACTACTATTACAAATACAGGGAATACAGCAGCAACGAATATAACATTCACAAGCGCTATTCCAGCTAGCACTACATTCATACCAAATTCAGTTACAGTAAATGGAGTTCAGCAACCTGGTGCGCAACCAGCACTTGGATTAAATTTACCAAATATCGCACCCGGTGAAACAGTAACTGTTACTTTCCAAGTAAATGTTATTTCTATTCCCCCTTCAAGCTCGATTATGGATAATGACACAATTTTATATTCTTATACTGTTGATCCAAGCGGAGCTCCTATTACAACTTCTACTTCAACGAATATCGTTACAAATCCTGTACTAGATGCCATGATAACGATGGTAAAATCAGTCGATCAAACGCTTGTAAAACTAGGTGATACCATTACCTATACGACCATTTTAAAGAATAGTGGTAATACAAATGCAACTAATATTACTTTCACTGACCTTATTCCAGATGGTACAACGTTTATTACTGATAGCATTACAATAGATGGCATCACACAAATTGGTCTTAATCCTAATACAGGTATAACGATTGGATCAATTGCTCCTAACAGCTCAATATCTATAGCATTTCAAGTTACCGCTACTTCCACCCCTGTTCAAAATCCCATTGCCAACTCCGCTACTGCTTCTTACACATTTATCGCTGATCCAAATGCACCAATTGTTTCAAGAAATGTTACTTCAAACACAGTGTTCACTACAATTAACACAGCTACCATTCTTTCATTAAAACAAGTCGATAAATCCTTTAGTCGTATTGGAGACACACTCACCTATACTGTTACTTTAACAAACAATGGAAACTCATCCGCACAAAATGTTATTTTCTCAGATACAATGCCGAGCGGAACTACATTTATTGCAAACTCATTTTCTATTAACGGGGTTTCTCAAAGTGGTGCGGACCCAACGAACGGTGTAAATATTGGGCCTATAACAGCTGGGTCTACAGTAAATGTTTCCTTCCAAGTAAACGTGACCTCATTACCAACTGAAAATCCAATTGTAAATTTCTCATCGACATCGTACCAATTAGTCTCACCGCCTGATGCAGAAACTTCAATTAGTAATCCTGTTTCAACACAAATTAGAGAAGCTATATTATCTATGACGAAAAATGAAAGTCTATCCTTTGCAGATGTCGGGCAAACTGCTTTTTACACTACTTCTATTGCCAATGTAGGCAATACGGATGCAACTAATATTGTATTCACAGATGTATTACCAAGTGGACTCACATTTATTCCTAACACATTAACTGTCGATGGCATTTTACAACCTAATGCGGATCCAAATACAGGTGTATTACTTGCAGCACTTCCACCAAATGAAATATATAGTATCGTCTTTCAAGTTACAGTGAACAGCATTCCACCTATTAATCCAGCACCGAATACAGCATCAACGACATATGAGTTTACTGTTGATCCAGGTAATCCGCCGGTATCGAATACAGCTAGCTCCAACACTACACTTCTTCAAATAAACAACGCAAATATTATTAGTACAAAAACAGCAAATCTTACTTTTGCGGATGTTGGTAATACAATAACATTTACACTTAACCTTCCTAATACAGGGAATGTGGCTGCAACTGATGTAACTATTATCGATATTCTTGATAGCAATTTAAGTTTCATTCCAAACAGTTTCACAGTTAATGGGCAAACCATTCCAAACGCTGATTTGTCTACTGGTGTAAACATAGGTTCAATTAATGGGGGTAATACGGCAATCGTTACATTCCAAGCAACTGTTACTACACTTCCAACACTTAATCCAATTTCTAATTTTGCTTCTACCACATATCATTATGTCGTTGATCCTAGCCAGTCACCTATTACAACTTCCATTCAATCGAATACAACGACAACCCAAATTAATAGCGCTATCCTTACTGCACAAAAAAATTCAAATGCGGAAACGGTAGATATCGGGCAGGATATCGTCTACTCCGTTACAATTACAAATAGCGGAAATGTTAGTGCAACGAATGTTATTTTTACCGACCTTATTCCAGCCGGAACTTCCTTTGAACCGAATAGTTTTACACTTAACGGAATTAGCATCCCAAATGCAAATATAATTACAGGTGTTCCAATTGGTGATATCGCGCCAAACCAATCTGTCATCGTAGCATTTCATATTAATGCCAATGAAATTCCGCCTATAAATCCAATTTCCAACCAAGCTAGCGTTAGCTTCCACCATATCGTTAATCCAGCAAATCCTCCAGTTTCAAAAAATATTACTTCTAACAGCGTTACAACAAAAATTGAAAGTGCTATTTTAAACACTATTAAAATAGGAGATAAAGCTTTTGCAACTATCGGTGATACGATTACGTATACAACTACTATTACGAACACAGGAAATATTCCTGCTAACAACGTTATTTTTTCAGATCCTTTACCAACATGGACACAATTTGTTGCAGGATCAGTTGTTGTTGATGGCACTCCATTACCATCCGCTTCTATTATTAGCGGTGTTGGCATAAATACAATAACTCCAAATCAAATCGTAACAATCATATTCCAAGTTCAAATTGTAAGCAATCCAACAACGTTCACACCTGAACTCCAAAACTTAGGATTTGTTAACTTCCAATATAACGTAGGCAATTCATTACAAGCCCAGCCTGGCAATGTGGAAACGAACATCTTCGTTACTTCTATTAATTCAGCAATACTTTCAGCTGTAAAAACTGCTAATACAGCCTTTGCAAATATCGGAGACACAATCACTTATACAGTTTTGATTCAAAACAGCGGCAATACAAACGCTACGAATTTAAATTTCTCAGATCTTATTCCAGCTGGAACGACCTTTGTTGAAAATAGTTTTTCTGTAAATGGAAGTATCATTCTAGGGGCAGATCCAAATAACGGGGTTAATATCGGAACCGTTAGTACGAACAGTTCCTTAACTGTTACTTTCCAAGTCATGGTTGCATCTACTCCACCTTCAAACCCAATTACAAACGTTGGATCTATTCAATTCACATTCATTGTTGACCCGGCAGCTCCTCCTGTTACAAGCACAATAAATTCTAATGGCGCTTCAACACAAATTAATAACGCTACCGTTACTACTGTTTTAGAAGCAAATCGATCAATCGTATCCATCGGAGATATAATTACGTATACAGCAACATTAACAAATACCGGAAATTTCCCTGCAAATTCTGTATTGCTCATAAACGGAGTTCCTGTAGGTGCAGTATTCGTTCCAAATAGCGTTACGTTAAATGGAATGTCACTTCCAAATGCAAGTCCAACTCTCGGTATTCCAGTTGGTATTATCGCACCAGGTGATTTTGCTACTATTACGTTCCAATTTCTTGCAAGTTCTATTCCACCGCAAGGGGCGATTATAAATCAAGCCATTACAAGTTACACGTATATTGTCGATCCAAGTCAACCTCCAGTTACAGCAACATCCTCATCTAATACGGTTAATACAGCTGTCGTTGATGCATCGTTATCCGTAATTAAAAATACAGATTCTCTCGTACAATCTACTAACGGTACAATCACTTACACAGTAGTCGTTCAAAATAACGGAAATACAACTGCAAATACAGTTAATTTAACAGATTTGGTCCCAGAAGGAACTACATTTATTCCTAATAGCGTGACCATTAATAGCGTTTCCGTTCCAGGTGCCGATCCAAACGTAGGGATACCATTAAACGCCATCGCGCCGTCAGAAATTGTCACCGTCACATTCCAAGTTATCGTTCAATCCATTCCAAGCGTGAATCCAATTTCTAATACAGCCCGTATTGACTATACTTTTATCGCCGATCCAACCTCTCCTATCATCTCTCGTACAATTACTTCTAATCCAGCATCCACACAAATTTCAGATGCGACTATCATTTCTTTAAAAGCAGTCAATGCACAACAAGCAACAACTAGCGATATTTTGACCTACACGATAACATTAGAAAATAACGGAAATATCTCAACAACTAATCTCTCATTTTTAGATTCTACTCCAAATGGGACTACATTCGTAGAAAATAGTTTTACACTTAACGGAACAGCTATACCTGGTGCCAATCCAAACGTAGGTGTTACTTTGCCTAACCTTGCAGCAAACGCTACTCACCTTATTTCGTTTCAAATTCTTATTAATAATTCATTCTCGCAAGATTCTATTACAAATCAAGCCAATACAACATATACAATTCAACCAGATCCAAGCCAGCCGCCTATTACTGAAACATCTACAAGTAATATCGTCATTACAAATTTTGTGCAAGCACAATTGACAATTACAAAAACGTCCAATCCAATAACTGTAGATATTGGCGGAACTATACTTTATATTTCTGAAGTGAAAAATATCGGCAATGTTGACGCAATAAATATTATTTTTACAGATTCTATTCCAGCTGGGACTACATTCGTTCCCGATAGTGTCACAATTAACGGTGTCCTGCAACCAGGTGTAAATCCAGAAAACGGAATACCAATTGGAACGATTCCAGCAAACAGTTCCAAAACAATACTATTTCAAGTGCAAACAAACAATCCACCTACTGAAACCGAAATTATAAATCAATCTTCAGCAACTTATCAATATGTAAGTATTCCTACAGCTCCACCGGTGAATTGCTCTGCAAATTCTAACATTGTTACAACATCACTTCAAAATGCAAATATTATTTCTGTTAAAAACGCGGATGTAACTTTCGTATCAATTGGGCAAATTATTACCTATACAAATACACTACAAAATATAGGAACCGTTCCAGCTAACAATACTATGTTCATTGATAACATTCCAGAAGGTACGATATTCATTGAAGATAGCTTATCAATAAATAATGTGATTCAGCCTGGCGCGAATCCTGAAAACGGAGTGACTCTCGGCACGATACAACCAAATGAAACAGTCACTATTTCATTCCAAGTACAACTTACAAGTATACCTTCCGGCAATACGGTCATTAACATTTCAGACACTTCATATGAATACCAAATTGACCCTAGTTCTCCAATTATTCAGCGTAGATCGTTATCAAATGCAGTAAACACTGAAGTGCGGACGGCAAATGTTAGTGCAATTAAATCCGCTAATAGATCCATTACACGTATCGGCCAAATTATCACATATACAGTCGCAGTTACAAACGCTGGTACAGTAGCTATTACAAATGCACTACTTATTGACGCAATTGCTGCTGGCACCACATTCGTTCCAAATAGCATCCTTGTAGATGGCATACCAAGACCTAACGAAAATCCAATTACCGGTATCAATCTTGGTATTATCCTTCCAAATAATACGATTATTGTTACGTTCCAAGTAAATGTAGTCTCTATACCTTCTCAAAATAACATTAATAATATCGCCGTCATTCACTATGAGTATCAACCAGACCCAAGCTTACCACCAATTTCAGAAACGACCTCTTCCAATACTACAAATATACAATTTATTGATGCTATTCTTATCGCTACAAAATCCTCTAATAAAGTATTATCTAACATTGATGAAACCATTGAATATACAGTATTCATTCAAAATAATGGATTGACTACAACTAACTCCATCTTTTTTACAGATACTATCGAGGATGGAACTGTATTTATTCCTGGAAGTGTAATAGTTAACAATACTATAATTCCTGCAGCAGATCCGAATATCGGCTTTTCCATTCCTAATATCGCGTCAGGTCAATCGACAACAATAACATTCCAAGTTTCCGTTACGAATTTACCTGCTGTAAATCCAACACCTAATACTGCAAACATCGTCTACGACTTTATTTTCAATC
It encodes:
- a CDS encoding DUF7507 domain-containing protein yields the protein MPITNRFSTTTNGALAITGNTLGLSKISNLNRAGTIGAIGAFVTTNTALQVTTFPAGTTLNYTQNSSTAILNIPAGSTILYAELVWGGNYLSRDQNITSVLGNPVSFTTPVSTYSITPSAVTASNQTFVSGSVTFGFYTRSADVTSLVQAAGSGSYTTGSVPGLVDPLDASNGAINSAGWTLIVAYQNGSLPARNLTIYVAGNRVSVETGSADVSVSGFLTPAGGPVSGRLFLSSTEGDADLTGDQALFGPNFSSLNALSGPNNAVNNFFGSQINNAAGNLDTTGTFGTRNQSASTSTNISAGRQGWDITSIDISPYLTNSQVSASIRLTTNGDAYMLNTVGLQININSPNIQATKSVNKSVATIGDILTYTVTVPNTGLLPANNVTFTDVLPNGTSFIPGSVTIDNVPQTNANPVAGISLGTINNGSSRTVAFQATVVSLPSQNPISNTANITFQYTPIAGGTTFNGLATSNSAGTQINLANINGTKSVNKLFTDIGETLTYSIALANIGNIAATNVIYTDSIPSGTTFIPGSVTVNGVTQAGANPANGISIGSIAANSTTTISFQVFVPSIPQTNPILNSGTTTYQYIPVPNQPAVSGTDTTNIVSTQVNNATVTMTKAVDKNYADIGDTLTYTVAFTGTGNTNANNVIFTDVIPTGTTFVLNSLTIDGSTQVGANPANGVNIGSIPTGTTKSVSFQVVVNTIPASNAVSNGSSASYQYTVNPSQSPIMKNISSNVVTTQINNANLTLTKSTNKQFATIGETISYTILITNSGNTAANNVQLTDPLPNGTILTLGSVTLNGVLQNVDSLVALPIGTIPGGATFTLSFQVTVINITAQNPIINNAFSSYIYTVNPSLPPTSKTANSNSVTSTIRLANLHANKSVSQTFAEVGDVLTYTFALTNDGNVTANNVLLSDSIANGTSFVPNSVIVNGVTQPGATPASINIGSINANATITASFQILITSIPNPNPILNSASISYNFIVDPNASPVSTNTTTNTTFIQVNDANVISAKSVDREFATVGDILTYTVILTNAGSVSADNPTFIDINPDGTTFIPNTFLINGVLQNNADPNIGVLLPSIPASGLITVSYQVTVTALPAQNPTTNSSSTQYSFVLNPGDPPIIETSLSNTVSTQINLANVVIVKEVDLTIADVGQPITYTISLANLGNTTANNVVVTDIIPPGTTIVPNSIFIGGALQLGADPSTGLQVGSIPAGGFTTIVFQISANGLPSPNPIQNSASLQYNFIADPNLPVVVKNATSNIVTTQINTANIVATKLASTNFADVGDVILYATILTNNGNIPASNVTFTDIIPAGTLFIPNTVTINNVPIANANPANGIFIGTIGANSSRTVAFQVLVPTIPAVNPITNQSGTTFQYTYDPSKPAVMQMVASNTVQTTINNASIAATKSADKQFANVNDIITYTTTLTNNGNTLASNIVFTDAIPSGTSFIPNSVTVNGTTLPNINPANGVAIDPINPNTNTTISFQVIVNSIPSPNPIPNQSNTTYQYVVNPNLPPASANALSNVITTQINNATIVATKSVNTPTAAIGDIVTYTIAVTNTGNIPASANVLTDGLGAGASFIQNSVTINNVPQPGLDPSLGIHLADIPPGNTVFIAFQAQILAIPPSGTLTNNALVNYEYTVNPNQSPAVGSTITNTTVTPIIDATLSINKTVNSTFATIGDTLTFTSTITNSGNTTANNVIFTDLIPDGTTFIPNSFTVNGTTIPNANPQNGINIGNINSNASVILSFQVNITTIPNPNPIPNKSSLQYSFIVDINEPPVSRTVKSNKTFTQVNTASVIATKTASSAFAAVGDTITYTTTLTNNGNTTANTPVFIDILPPELSFVPDSVQINTTPQLGFRPDNGVPLDPIPVGGTTTISFQAIVGSIPDSNPTMNQSSTTYSIIIDPTEPPVTETATSNPVLVQINEAIIQATKSVDRIFSDVAPGNSFLTYTVLLENIGNTTATNIIFTDPIPNNTIFIEDSVRVGGVLLPGVNPANGIPIGDIIAGDFINVTFRVQVVSIPNPIFTIGPGGPNSPVVNGASINYQFMTGPNLPLVSRSTTSNSVSTQINSGEIVAVKSSDKNFATIGDTISYTITLNNPGNVTSQNIIFTDILPDGTTFISGTLTSDSGTQQIGNPAIGIQIGNINPGSTATITINVLVTNIPSINPISNSSSIQFQHIVDPSQPAITQTVSSNTVTTTINSAILTTTKSADKSIVSVGDTITYTTTITNTGNTAATNITFTSAIPASTTFIPNSVTVNGVQQPGAQPALGLNLPNIAPGETVTVTFQVNVISIPPSSSIMDNDTILYSYTVDPSGAPITTSTSTNIVTNPVLDAMITMVKSVDQTLVKLGDTITYTTILKNSGNTNATNITFTDLIPDGTTFITDSITIDGITQIGLNPNTGITIGSIAPNSSISIAFQVTATSTPVQNPIANSATASYTFIADPNAPIVSRNVTSNTVFTTINTATILSLKQVDKSFSRIGDTLTYTVTLTNNGNSSAQNVIFSDTMPSGTTFIANSFSINGVSQSGADPTNGVNIGPITAGSTVNVSFQVNVTSLPTENPIVNFSSTSYQLVSPPDAETSISNPVSTQIREAILSMTKNESLSFADVGQTAFYTTSIANVGNTDATNIVFTDVLPSGLTFIPNTLTVDGILQPNADPNTGVLLAALPPNEIYSIVFQVTVNSIPPINPAPNTASTTYEFTVDPGNPPVSNTASSNTTLLQINNANIISTKTANLTFADVGNTITFTLNLPNTGNVAATDVTIIDILDSNLSFIPNSFTVNGQTIPNADLSTGVNIGSINGGNTAIVTFQATVTTLPTLNPISNFASTTYHYVVDPSQSPITTSIQSNTTTTQINSAILTAQKNSNAETVDIGQDIVYSVTITNSGNVSATNVIFTDLIPAGTSFEPNSFTLNGISIPNANIITGVPIGDIAPNQSVIVAFHINANEIPPINPISNQASVSFHHIVNPANPPVSKNITSNSVTTKIESAILNTIKIGDKAFATIGDTITYTTTITNTGNIPANNVIFSDPLPTWTQFVAGSVVVDGTPLPSASIISGVGINTITPNQIVTIIFQVQIVSNPTTFTPELQNLGFVNFQYNVGNSLQAQPGNVETNIFVTSINSAILSAVKTANTAFANIGDTITYTVLIQNSGNTNATNLNFSDLIPAGTTFVENSFSVNGSIILGADPNNGVNIGTVSTNSSLTVTFQVMVASTPPSNPITNVGSIQFTFIVDPAAPPVTSTINSNGASTQINNATVTTVLEANRSIVSIGDIITYTATLTNTGNFPANSVLLINGVPVGAVFVPNSVTLNGMSLPNASPTLGIPVGIIAPGDFATITFQFLASSIPPQGAIINQAITSYTYIVDPSQPPVTATSSSNTVNTAVVDASLSVIKNTDSLVQSTNGTITYTVVVQNNGNTTANTVNLTDLVPEGTTFIPNSVTINSVSVPGADPNVGIPLNAIAPSEIVTVTFQVIVQSIPSVNPISNTARIDYTFIADPTSPIISRTITSNPASTQISDATIISLKAVNAQQATTSDILTYTITLENNGNISTTNLSFLDSTPNGTTFVENSFTLNGTAIPGANPNVGVTLPNLAANATHLISFQILINNSFSQDSITNQANTTYTIQPDPSQPPITETSTSNIVITNFVQAQLTITKTSNPITVDIGGTILYISEVKNIGNVDAINIIFTDSIPAGTTFVPDSVTINGVLQPGVNPENGIPIGTIPANSSKTILFQVQTNNPPTETEIINQSSATYQYVSIPTAPPVNCSANSNIVTTSLQNANIISVKNADVTFVSIGQIITYTNTLQNIGTVPANNTMFIDNIPEGTIFIEDSLSINNVIQPGANPENGVTLGTIQPNETVTISFQVQLTSIPSGNTVINISDTSYEYQIDPSSPIIQRRSLSNAVNTEVRTANVSAIKSANRSITRIGQIITYTVAVTNAGTVAITNALLIDAIAAGTTFVPNSILVDGIPRPNENPITGINLGIILPNNTIIVTFQVNVVSIPSQNNINNIAVIHYEYQPDPSLPPISETTSSNTTNIQFIDAILIATKSSNKVLSNIDETIEYTVFIQNNGLTTTNSIFFTDTIEDGTVFIPGSVIVNNTIIPAADPNIGFSIPNIASGQSTTITFQVSVTNLPAVNPTPNTANIVYDFIFNPDFAPIQKSTTSNTTFVQINDADIVSLKTVDLTSVTIGDILTYTTTLTNTGNTDATAVVFTDNIPDGTTFINGSVLVNNIPQLNANPSAGILVGTIAPNISIPVTFSVTVLALPASGRIQNQSTSRYTINGEEQISTSNITFTEVISANVIATKTTPIQYADLQTIIPYTISITNNGNIQVENIIVTDIIPANTSFIENSVIVNGNARPNDNPLSGIPIDNIPPNTTATILFQVRVTSIPQTNPISNTSTIEYEYTVPDRPPITETIISSAAVTEIHHANLNSNKTVDLAFATVGDTLTYTITLNQTGNVSADDVVIQDIIPQGTTFIENSVIVNGETVPGVNPVSGIPIGTIIVGGDAIASFQVTVTSIPTPNELNNKAITTFNYIVNPNNLPVTNTTTTNTVTTTVQNDNVVAIKSVNATNALPSQTLTYTITITNSGNVTIEDLLAIDTVPVDTIFITGSVTINGINQPNANPENGIPLGKLAPNESVVITFQVTISSSTLQTAINNDASVSYTVTIDPNEPPITITKQTNTVTTTIVDPMVRIEKNADKSSVVIGDIITFTLDVFNHSPIPTVSTSVLDMIPAGTTFIENSVTINGTPVPNIRPDTGINIGSLSADGVATITFKVLVTSIPSNSTIINSATVTAAFQLTPQDPIIIFIVNSNIVRIPVQFITAAVIKNASVSSAYLNQYFDYTVRITNTSEISLSNISLQDTIPAGLQFMNGTVFINGERSPLANPNIGFLVATNLEPNETIIVLFTVQVISPPINNEFKNTANVSLQLQVSPTDPPITVTITSNENIVTFIPENPDETLPNLNCFFDGERFIRITPRNIRNYFWTWIWWQ